A stretch of DNA from Vanrija pseudolonga chromosome 6, complete sequence:
GACAATCGGCTCGGTGAAGAGCAGAATAAAGGGAACTTTGAGCTGCGTCTTGATGAGCTCCCTAGTCGAGAacggcttggcggcgtcgtagACACATCGATACACCTGCCCAGTCTCAGCCGACAGCGTGTTGGCTCTTTGTCGCAGCAACACTGGAGCATAGGTTTCAGGAAGGAagacgagatggaggagggcaaggatgCCGGCAAATATGGCTACCACAGCTCCCGCCCATCGCCACGATATTGGTGACAAGAAGCCTCCAACCTGGTGTGGAGTTAGCAACCGCAATCTCGACGCACTCACAATCGGACCCAGGGCCGGCCCCAGCCATGGCATCGCCCCAAACACTCCCATTGCCAAGCCGCGGTCCTTTGCTCTGAACATGTCCGAGATGAGTCCACTGGGGCATGTCAGCGCGGCAACCACATCGCTTAGCTCCACTCACCCAGCGTTGGTCATGGAGCTGCACCCAAAAGTCCCAGCAAAGAAACGAAGCACAAGCAGAGCAGTAATGGTCGGGGAACCGCACAAGCCCGCGCACAGCGCTGTGAACGGAGCCATCGTCACCACGTACACCATCCTGCGGCCATACACCTCGGACATTGGTGCCCAAACAAATGGTCCCAGCACGAATCCGCCGAGGTAGATGCCAGTAACTAGTCGTCAGCAAACACATCAAACACCCACACGCACCCATGATGTAGACCATGTTGTTATACCCAGGAAATTCCGCCTTTATTCCGTGAATGGCTCCACTCAGAGACGAACTGCCCATTGTCACCGCCAAGGTGCCAGTGGCGGCTACAAAATGTCAGCGCAACCCAGCGACCCGCCACTTGCCAATCAGTGTACATGTCCACTTGTATCCCACAGAGTAGTTGTACGGGTCCTCAACGTCGTTTGGAAGCCAGTCGACGACAAACGGGTCAATTTCGGTTCCGCTTCCCTTGTACGCATGTTCTCGGATTGCCGACCAAGGTGTGGTCCAGCGTCGCCAGGGCCGACTTGGCAGCGTGAGGCTGTGGTCGACAGGAGTCGCTGCCGCGCCCGGATGAGCCGCATCGATCGTCATCTCGGACATGGACGTAGAGACCGATGCCCCGCGCGTATCCATGATGGAGATGAGAGCAATAGCAAAGTGGTCAAGGAGGGGGGAAGGCAGGTCGTGGTGCCAAGTCTAGACCCGATATATACTGTCGGTCTTCTCCGTGGGGTGTCTCGCAAGGTGCCGGCAACTAACATGGTGGGGCCTCACGGCCGCGGGAATCGGATAGGATTTGCCGCGACGCGTTTTGTCATGGTTTCAGTGTCAACTATATCTGCAGGTTCAGGTCGCTCAGGCCGTGGTGAAAGCTTTTACTGCACATCAGTCAGCAGTTAGGGCCCATCACGCACGTGCAGTCTTGGCGTCAGGCGGCGTCAGGCATTACGGGTTAGCAGCAGTGTTAACCCGTTGGAGAGTGCAGCCCAAGTCGTTTGTCGGGACTGTTCCGATGTGCGCAGAGGGTCTAGAGGCCTAGAGGTAGCCGGCGGCCAAAAAGTGGCGGGCCGAATTTGCCTCCGTCGTCTCAAACTTTTCTTATATACTCCCTCCATCTTAGTTTCATTACATAAGGCCCCTCGGTATTATGAATCTCCGTCTTTGTGGCACTTGCCTCGACTTGACTTTGAGGAACGGttcctgctcctgctccgaTTCCCACGGCGTCCTGGTAGCTGGTGGCCCCTTTCCGCGACAAGATTCCGCGCCATGGACAAGAGTAAGGTTGCTTTAGACCCAGTCGCGTAGAGACAACCACCCGCCATATCACCTCATCAGATCTCCAAGAGACCGCACAACATGAAGACCGCGAACCAACTAACAGCTGTTTGCGGGCAACGCTGCAGGCAGAACAGTTCTACGCTGCCAAAATACAAGCGGCCAACCAAGACCATGCGGCGTGGCCTTGTCAGGTGATCTAGTGACGCTCTTGCGACAAGCGCCTCGATGGCGCGGGGTCTGACCGTCAACCTATATGCAAACACTCCGCATGGCGCCACCTTAGCTGCCTCCCTTCCCTGCCCGCAGCCAATATCCGCGGTCGGGTCGACGTTGGCCAGACATCGACACCGATGTAGTATGAGCTGCACCTCGATGCGCATTGACTCAAAGTGTAGGTTTGAGACGGGCCGGGCACGACTGCACCTTCTTGGCAGACACGCGAGTTGAAAGCCAGAACGGTCGCGATGGGACCAGATCGGCTCGGCAGTCTCAGGGAGGCAAAGCACGGTTGCGTCAGACTTTAGTAAGGGGTGGCAACGGCAGAAGGCTCAAcagccgaggccgaagccaGAACCCAGGGATCAACCACAAGTTTGGGTTTTGATCGGGTCAGCCTTGACGCCTGCATGCCGTTtatgtcgccgccgccagctgtGGAGGCGACTGCGATTTATGTATGCGGTTGTCGACGCCTCTGAACCACCATCTAACACCAAGCGCCCTAGTTCACTCACCGCAGAGTACGGCTCCTTCATCTCACCTCTGTACCCCTTAACTGGGAGTGCACATTGCCCCCATTGCCCAACCTGCTCAACGTCGGTACCAAGTACCATGTCGACAGAAAAGGAACCCCTCCAcctgtgcggcggcgctcaaggctCCACCGTCTCCCTCAGTCACCACCCCGAGCCCAGCAAAGAGACACACACGCCCGAAGGTGATGACGGACGCCATCCTTCCACTGGGCATCTCATGGACTCGGGCAACGAGGAAATCGATCATACAGACCCATTCACGGTGGACGATTTCTATGACCGTAAGTAGAGATAACCCCCCCGCGACACTTCCCCAGTCGCGCGTTCCGGGACCCCATATCACCCTCGTCACCCGGCCGTCTGTGCGCAGACTTCCTTCCCAACCCCCTTCGTTCTTCTCTCGCACCACTCCGCTCCCACGCCCCGCTCACACGGCACAGACAAACGCAACACACACCCACTCGAAGTCTATCTCCACCATGCGGCCCTCGAACGCGCTCGTGAGGCGTCAGATGACCGCCCCATCCCCGACGCACCCTGGATAGCACTCGTAAAGAGGTGTACCCGACGAAAGGACGCCATTGTACTCCCCCACTCGCCAGGACAAGATAGAATACCGGTCATCCCCGCCGGCCCCACCGCGCCGATGCCCATTATTCCTGGCACACGAATTGGCACATGGCCCTGTGACGATTCGCCTGCTGcaacgccgcccgcctcatCACCACTTGATGAAAAGGCGGACGCAGCTCTCGTCGGGGTCCAAACTGCCCACTCCAGCCTCCAAGCCCAACAA
This window harbors:
- the FUB11_0 gene encoding Efflux pump FUB11; amino-acid sequence: MDTRGASVSTSMSEMTIDAAHPGAAATPVDHSLTLPSRPWRRWTTPWSAIREHAYKGSGTEIDPFVVDWLPNDVEDPYNYSVGYKWTCTLIAATGTLAVTMGSSSLSGAIHGIKAEFPGYNNMVYIMVTGIYLGGFVLGPFVWAPMSEVYGRRMVYVVTMAPFTALCAGLCGSPTITALLVLRFFAGTFGCSSMTNAGGLISDMFRAKDRGLAMGVFGAMPWLGPALGPIVGGFLSPISWRWAGAVVAIFAGILALLHLVFLPETYAPVLLRQRANTLSAETGQVYRCVYDAAKPFSTRELIKTQLKVPFILLFTEPIVFVLSLYLACIFSILYLQFTSFPIVFQGERHWSPGISSLAFLGTSIGCNVALLYMVFWGNPAYAKSLKQKGYLQPEARLPSAISGALLIPVGLFIFAWTCSPTRIPWIISILATVPFGGGMVLVFLACTNYLVDAYLPTAASVLGASTVTRSIMAVVLPLFTVDMYDALGVNWASSVCAFISLAFVPVPFLLIAYGPRIRRMTKHGREADDHGLEIAASRAAAIAANPEADVDANEKWGTVGEDVRTPIHEIEDPVSQNARAQAPGH